Proteins encoded together in one Dermacentor variabilis isolate Ectoservices chromosome 2, ASM5094787v1, whole genome shotgun sequence window:
- the LOC142570762 gene encoding uncharacterized protein LOC142570762 produces MSISDSAAFTRAAVVGGAKKASNGTAGGSARQLHAQQEVIQKQEQQVQERHDQPDGSVEQHPAGSAEDFTQVEAQFSLAHITQDRTRYDYVVAHLDARYANEVRDILANPPMANLYEHLRTELIRRLSPSEDQKVRQLQSAELAERKPSQLLRHMRALAGNMEVQDSLLRALWLQRLPPHVQAILQAQLTLPLDQLAGIADRVIEVSLPPLSPTVQAVATPLNTIELARPIDDINRQLSSIQRRLDQHLPTRHLQSRGQNTTPSQQPGDDDRCYYHRRFGDRARQCRPPCSARNQGNANGSS; encoded by the exons acagcttcacGCGCAGCAAGAGGTGATCCAGAAGCAAGAGCAACAGGTTCAGGAACGGCACGACCAACCCGATGGTTCCGTGGAGCAGCATCCTGCCGGCTCCGCCGAGGAC TTCACCCAAGTCGAGGCCCAGTTCTCCTTGGCGCACATCACACAAGACCGGACCCGCTACGATTATGTCGTCGCCCACCTCGATGCCCGCTACGCCAACGAGGTCCGGGATATCCTTGCCAACCCACCAATGGCCAATCTTTACGAACACCTCAGGACGGAACTCATTCGCCGCCTGTCACCCTCGGAAGACCAGAAGGTGCGACAACTTCAGTCCGCCGAACTTGCCGAGCGCAAGCCTTCGCAGCTTCtccgccacatgcgtgctctcgcgggcaacatggaagTCCAGGATTCCTTACTGCGAGCACTTTGGCTTCAACGACTTCCACCACACGTCCAGGCAATTCTGCAGGCTCAGCTTACGCTACCTCTCGACCAACTCGCCGGGATCGCTGATCGCGTCATCGAGGTCTCTTTGCCACCGTTGTCGCCCACCGTCCAGGCTGTCGCCACACCGCTGAACACCATAGAGCTTGCGCGGCCTATCGACGACATCAACCGACAGCTCAGCTCCATTCAACGACGCCTGGATCAACACTTGCCTACGCGCCACTTGCAAAGCCGTGGCCAGAACACTACCCCGtcgcagcagcctggtgacgacgaCCGGTGTTACTACCATAGACGCTTCGGGGACAGAGCACGGCAATGTCGACCACCCTGCTCCGCTAGAAATCAGGGAAATGCCAACGGCAGCTCGTAG